The following nucleotide sequence is from Mucilaginibacter sp. cycad4.
TCCCGAGCGGACTTAATGCTACTCCATAACGGACCCTGTAGTTTTCACTCCGCGTATCATCTTCCGACCACATAAAATAATATTTCCCTTTTCTGTAAAACACATACGAACCTTCCCGAAAAGTGCTATCAGGCGTAAGCATGACGGTGGTACCAGGTTTTAGTGAAATCATATCGTTATTCAACTCTGCCCCCGCCATGTAACCATTACCCCAGTAAAGGTAACTTTTACCCGACTGAGGGTCGGTAAAAATATCGGGATCAATCTGCTGGCCTCCTTTTACTTCCGGTGGCGGCTGATCGATTAAGGGCTTACCCGAGTCAACAAACGGGCCGAGCGGATCATCAGCTACGGCCACGCCAATTTTTTGCGCTGCGCAGAAATAGTAAAAGTATTTGTACGCTCCGTTAATTTTTCTTTCAAGAATGCAGGGCGCCCACGCATTTCTCTTCGCCCAGTTAACATCTTTAGTTAAATCGAGAATGGTACCATGATCCTGCCAGTTTACCAGATCTGGAGAAGAGAAAACCTTAAAATAAGTACTGCCCCAGTCCGGGAAACCATCAGATGTCGGGTAAATATAAAATTTGCTTGTCTTCTCAGCATAAAGAATCTCAGGATCGGCGTAATAACCTTCCAAAACAGGATTATGGTCTTCAAGTGAAATCACCTTATAGGTAGCCGTTTTTCCAGAAGCAATTGCAACGCGTATGTTCACCGGTCCGTGAGTAAAGTCTATTGCCGTTTCCGGCGAGATCGTGACATCAGGAAGTTGCATGAACTTCAGATGAACCCTCCTTAAATCCGTACCCGGCTTAAAGGGCAGGTAAAGCGTGTTCAACACTGTATCCAGTTTAATGTTGTTCTCCTTTAACCCTTCAGCTTTGACCGTCTGGACTATATCATCAGGCGTCATCCATTTTTTGATCAGCCTCCCGGCTTCACTTTTAGTTATGGGCATTATGATACCATGGCGCGGGTGGAAATCCATTTCCACTTCGTTATCTACCGTCTTAAAATTTTTAATGTCAGTAGTGCGCGTGAACTGACAGACGCCGCTTGCATACATATCATACATCAGGATATACCCTTTGCCGTTATTTAACTTAAACGTACCTGGTCCCTCGACGGGGCTGGACGTTTGCTGGACATTAGTAGGGCTTTGAAGGGTATACCGACCGGCAAGACGATCGGAAACCGCGATTTTGATACCGGGCAAACGGTCTTCCGTTTTAAAGAGCAGGTAATATTTTCCGTCTTTCGCAAGTATGTCGCCGTCTATACAAGCTGCATTATCAGGGCTGTAGAACAGCTGTTTCGGTTTTCCTTCGAGCTTGGTAAAATCCGGATTAGCGTACGCATAGTAAAGCTTGTCCGGATCTTTACCATACTTTAAGGAAAAGTAAACCATATATTTTCCAACTGTACTGTCATAAACAGTTTGTGATGCCCATACCCTTAGC
It contains:
- a CDS encoding family 43 glycosylhydrolase — translated: MTFRLITDGRPHPLLSKPSFGAYLFVYFTGNSRNEEAIRFAISMDGYHFKVLNKNKAVINSSAISETGGVRDPHIQRGADGKTFYMVAADMVSAKGWNSNRGLVMLKSTDLIHWSSATVNFQKQYAGQDSLLRVWASQTVYDSTVGKYMVYFSLKYGKDPDKLYYAYANPDFTKLEGKPKQLFYSPDNAACIDGDILAKDGKYYLLFKTEDRLPGIKIAVSDRLAGRYTLQSPTNVQQTSSPVEGPGTFKLNNGKGYILMYDMYASGVCQFTRTTDIKNFKTVDNEVEMDFHPRHGIIMPITKSEAGRLIKKWMTPDDIVQTVKAEGLKENNIKLDTVLNTLYLPFKPGTDLRRVHLKFMQLPDVTISPETAIDFTHGPVNIRVAIASGKTATYKVISLEDHNPVLEGYYADPEILYAEKTSKFYIYPTSDGFPDWGSTYFKVFSSPDLVNWQDHGTILDLTKDVNWAKRNAWAPCILERKINGAYKYFYYFCAAQKIGVAVADDPLGPFVDSGKPLIDQPPPEVKGGQQIDPDIFTDPQSGKSYLYWGNGYMAGAELNNDMISLKPGTTVMLTPDSTFREGSYVFYRKGKYYFMWSEDDTRSENYRVRYGVALSPLGKIKVPAQNVVIAKDPAKGIYGTGHNSVLQLPGKDEWYLVYHRFNYPKGIKMGASAGWYREVCIDKLEFDGDGSIRQVVPTHNGVRMVHIKK